In Zingiber officinale cultivar Zhangliang chromosome 1A, Zo_v1.1, whole genome shotgun sequence, a genomic segment contains:
- the LOC122001769 gene encoding uncharacterized protein LOC122001769, which produces MSKLLALPTLLLLLLASTAVDARVIKRMQHRRALFDVAAACKTTSYPLLCQSLPADSASLKDLTSTVVSAAADKAKEAQDEAAKLMAEPETSNTVSQSLGVCRANFDSAVDSLRGAAKNLKEAASHADLMSNLSAATAFVETCNDAFAERGLKSPVAKTTELLGKLVSNCLDLGSALQ; this is translated from the coding sequence ATGTCGAAGCTCTTGGCCCTCCccaccctcctcctcctcctcctcgcatCCACCGCCGTCGACGCCCGCGTCATCAAACGCATGCAGCATCGCCGCGCCCTCTTCGACGTGGCCGCAGCCTGCAAAACCACGTCTTACCCCCTCCTCTGCCAGTCCCTCCCGGCGGACTCGGCCTCCCTCAAGGACCTCACCAGCACCGTCGTCTCCGCGGCGGCGGataaggccaaggaggctcaggacGAGGCGGCGAAGCTGATGGCGGAGCCGGAGACGTCCAACACAGTGAGCCAGTCGCTGGGCGTGTGCCGGGCCAACTTCGACTCGGCCGTCGACAGCCTGCGGGGGGCGGCCAAGAACTTGAAGGAGGCAGCGTCGCACGCGGACCTGATGAGCAACCTCTCCGCCGCAACCGCCTTCGTGGAAACGTGCAACGACGCGTTCGCCGAGCGGGGGTTGAAGTCGCCGGTGGCCAAGACGACGGAGCTGCTGGGGAAGTTGGTCAGCAATTGCCTTGACTTGGGATCCGCCTTGCAATGA